In a single window of the Nycticebus coucang isolate mNycCou1 chromosome 13, mNycCou1.pri, whole genome shotgun sequence genome:
- the MROH6 gene encoding maestro heat-like repeat-containing protein family member 6 isoform X1, with translation MAGGMWDCTRRAPVGTITLTALAEGIRASQRQPLGPPFTGPLPEPWELEHEAEPQPQAPALPVKAEPRSGATAPTAGSEPCSSNSAPERGSHQASQTSSEERALADLALYTAVCLEEAGFAGTQATALTLSSALEVHGAQLEDQVRSLVCGLLEQVPSLAEGRPWRAALRVLSALALEHSRDVVCALLPRSLPLDWAAAELWRSLSRNQRVNGQVLVQLLWVLSATSGPKLEALAATRALGEMLAISGCVGATRGFYPHLLLALVTQLHELAHSYAHAPDTPKIWVLSHRGPQHSHASCALEALKALLTGDGGRMVVTCMEQAGGWRRLVGAHTHLEGVLLLARCWAGVKGMRVVLGRGQGYEGGHMGNSMRVEPPSGGGAPISTHPSAMVAHADHHLRGLFADLLPRLRSANDLQRLTAMAFFTGLLQSPPTARLLREEVILERLLTWQGDTEPTVRWLGLLGLGHLALSRGKVRHVSTLLPALLGALGEDDARLVGAALGALRRLLLRPRAPVRLLSTELGLRLPRLLDDARDTVRASAVGLLGTLVRRGQGGLRLGLRGPLRKLVLQCLVPLLLRLHDPSRDTAESSEWTLARCDQALCWGLLEDMVTVAHYDSPEALSRICHRLIRQYPSHVPSFLSQTQGYLRSPEDPLRHAATVLIGLLVHHASPDRICQDLLDSLFQDLGQLQSDPQPAVVAAAQVSAQQVALLTHAQGRPRGPLHLCLRPAPLCARPTRPPPVYADSPFQHRSFAGHWGCSGLRPA, from the exons ATGGCTGGGGGCATGTGGGATTGCACCCGGCGGGCCCCAGTGGGGACTATAACCCTGACAGCTCTGGCTGAAGGGATCAGGGCCAGCCAGAGGCAGCCCCTGGGACCCCCTTTCACAGGCCCTCTGCCTGAGCCCTGGGAGCTTGAACATGAGGCTGAACCCCAGCCCCAGGCACCTGCCCTCCCTGTCAAGGCTGAGCCTAGAAGTGGGGCCACTGCCCCCACAGCTGGCAGTGAGCCCTGCTCCTCAAACAGTGCCCCGGAGCGGGGATCCCACCAG GCCTCCCAGACTTCCTCGGAGGAGAGGGCTCTCGCAGACCTTGCCTTGTACACAGCTGTCTGCCTGGAGGAGGCTGGCTTTGCAGGGACCCAAGCAACAGCGCTCACCCTGTCCTCAGCCCTGGAGGTCCATGGGGCACAGCTGGAGGACCAG GTGCGTTCTCTGGTGTGCGGGCTGCTGGAACAAGTGCCCAGCCTGGCCGAGGGGAGGCCCTGGCGGGCGGCCCTGCGGGTGCTGAGTGCACTGGCCCTGGAGCATTCAAGGGACGTGGTGTGTGCGCTGCTACCTCGCTCGCTGCCCCTTGACTG GGCAGCAGCTGAGCTCTGGCGCAGCCTAAGCCGTAACCAGCGCGTAAATGGGCAGGTGCTGGTGCAattgctgtgggtgctgagcgcCACATCAGGGCCCAAGCTGGAGGCACTGGCG GCCACACGGGCTCTTGGGGAGATGTTGGCTATTTCCGGCTGTGTGGGAGCCACACGGGGCTTCTACCCACACTTGCTGCTGGCGCTGGTCACACAACTGCATGAGCTGGCTCACAGCTATGCACATGCCCCTGATACTCCCAAGATTTGGGTCCTGTCCCACCGAGGGCCACAACACAGCCATGCCAG CTGTGCATTGGAGGCCTTGAAGGCCCTGCTCACTGGGGATGGGGGCCGCATGGTGGTCACATGTATGGAGCAggcaggaggctggaggaggTTGGTGGGAGCCCACACCCACCTGGAGGGTGTCCTGCTGCTGGCCAGGTGCTGGGCAGGGGTCAAGGGTATGAGGGTGGTGCTGGGCAGGGGTCAAGGGTATGAGGGTGGTCATATGGGGAATTCCATGAGGGTTGAGCCCCCAAGTGGAGGTGGAGCTCCCATTTCCACCCATCCCAGTGCCATGGTGGCGCACGCGGACCACCACCTGCGAGGTCTCTTCGCAGACTTGCTTCCACGGCTGCGCAGCGCCAACGACCTGCAGCGCCTCACGGCTATGGCCTTCTTCACGGGG CTGCTGCAGAGCCCGCCCACTGCACGGCTCCTGCGGGAGGAGGTCATCCTGGAGCGGCTTCTCACCTGGCAGGGCGACACTGAGCCCACCGTGCGTTGGCTGGGCCTGCTCGGCCTCGGCCACCTCGCGCTGAGTCGCGGGAAG GTGCGGCACGTGAGTACGCTGCTGCCAGCGCTCCTGGGGGCGCTGGGCGAGGACGACGCAAGGCTCGTGGGAGCAGCGCTGGGCGCGTTGCGGAGGCTCCTCCTGCGGCCACGGGCTCCGGTGCGGCTCCTGAGCACGGAGCTGGGCCTGCGCCTTCCCCGGCTGCTGGACGAC GCCCGGGACACAGTCCGTGCCTCAGCGGTGGGGCTCCTTGGGACGCTGGTGCGCCGGGGCCAGGGCGGGCTGCGGCTGGGGCTCCGTGGTCCCCTGAGGAAGCTGGTGCTACAGTGTCTGGTCCCGCTGTTGTTGCGCCTGCACGACCCAAGCCGGGACACTGCTGAG AGCTCAGAGTGGACCCTGGCCCGCTGTGACCAGGCCCTTTGCTGGGGCCTGCTAGAGGATATGGTCACTGTGGCCCACTACGACAGCCCTGAGGCCCTGAGCCGCATCTGCCACCGCCTG ATTCGGCAATACCCCAGCCACGTGCCCAGCTTCTTAAGCCAGACCCAGGGATACCTGCGGAGCCCAGAGGACCCCTTGCGCCATGCAGCCACTGTGCTTATAG GCCTCCTTGTCCATCATGCTAGCCCCGACCGCATCTGCCAGGATCTGCTGGACTCCCTGTTTCAGG ACCTGGGGCAGCTGCAGAGTGACCCCCAGCCTGCAGTGGTTGCAGCGGCGCAAGTGTCTGCTCAGCAGGTGGCGCTGCTGACCCATGCCCAGGGCCGACCCCGTGGCCCCCTCCATCTCTGCCTACGCCCGGCCCCACTCTGTGCCCGGCCCACCCGGCCCCCTCCGGTCTATGCTGACAGCCCCTTCCAGCACCGTAGCTTTGCTGGCCACTGGGGCTGCTCTGGACTGCGCCCAGCCTGA
- the MROH6 gene encoding maestro heat-like repeat-containing protein family member 6 isoform X2, with product MAGGMWDCTRRAPVGTITLTALAEGIRASQRQPLGPPFTGPLPEPWELEHEAEPQPQAPALPVKAEPRSGATAPTAGSEPCSSNSAPERGSHQASQTSSEERALADLALYTAVCLEEAGFAGTQATALTLSSALEVHGAQLEDQVRSLVCGLLEQVPSLAEGRPWRAALRVLSALALEHSRDVVCALLPRSLPLDWAAAELWRSLSRNQRVNGQVLVQLLWVLSATSGPKLEALAATRALGEMLAISGCVGATRGFYPHLLLALVTQLHELAHSYAHAPDTPKIWVLSHRGPQHSHASCALEALKALLTGDGGRMVVTCMEQAGGWRRLVGAHTHLEGVLLLARCWAGVKGMRVVLGRGQGYEGGHMGNSMRVEPPSGGGAPISTHPSAMVAHADHHLRGLFADLLPRLRSANDLQRLTAMAFFTGLLQSPPTARLLREEVILERLLTWQGDTEPTVRWLGLLGLGHLALSRGKVRHVSTLLPALLGALGEDDARLVGAALGALRRLLLRPRAPVRLLSTELGLRLPRLLDDARDTVRASAVGLLGTLVRRGQGGLRLGLRGPLRKLVLQCLVPLLLRLHDPSRDTAEIRQYPSHVPSFLSQTQGYLRSPEDPLRHAATVLIGLLVHHASPDRICQDLLDSLFQDLGQLQSDPQPAVVAAAQVSAQQVALLTHAQGRPRGPLHLCLRPAPLCARPTRPPPVYADSPFQHRSFAGHWGCSGLRPA from the exons ATGGCTGGGGGCATGTGGGATTGCACCCGGCGGGCCCCAGTGGGGACTATAACCCTGACAGCTCTGGCTGAAGGGATCAGGGCCAGCCAGAGGCAGCCCCTGGGACCCCCTTTCACAGGCCCTCTGCCTGAGCCCTGGGAGCTTGAACATGAGGCTGAACCCCAGCCCCAGGCACCTGCCCTCCCTGTCAAGGCTGAGCCTAGAAGTGGGGCCACTGCCCCCACAGCTGGCAGTGAGCCCTGCTCCTCAAACAGTGCCCCGGAGCGGGGATCCCACCAG GCCTCCCAGACTTCCTCGGAGGAGAGGGCTCTCGCAGACCTTGCCTTGTACACAGCTGTCTGCCTGGAGGAGGCTGGCTTTGCAGGGACCCAAGCAACAGCGCTCACCCTGTCCTCAGCCCTGGAGGTCCATGGGGCACAGCTGGAGGACCAG GTGCGTTCTCTGGTGTGCGGGCTGCTGGAACAAGTGCCCAGCCTGGCCGAGGGGAGGCCCTGGCGGGCGGCCCTGCGGGTGCTGAGTGCACTGGCCCTGGAGCATTCAAGGGACGTGGTGTGTGCGCTGCTACCTCGCTCGCTGCCCCTTGACTG GGCAGCAGCTGAGCTCTGGCGCAGCCTAAGCCGTAACCAGCGCGTAAATGGGCAGGTGCTGGTGCAattgctgtgggtgctgagcgcCACATCAGGGCCCAAGCTGGAGGCACTGGCG GCCACACGGGCTCTTGGGGAGATGTTGGCTATTTCCGGCTGTGTGGGAGCCACACGGGGCTTCTACCCACACTTGCTGCTGGCGCTGGTCACACAACTGCATGAGCTGGCTCACAGCTATGCACATGCCCCTGATACTCCCAAGATTTGGGTCCTGTCCCACCGAGGGCCACAACACAGCCATGCCAG CTGTGCATTGGAGGCCTTGAAGGCCCTGCTCACTGGGGATGGGGGCCGCATGGTGGTCACATGTATGGAGCAggcaggaggctggaggaggTTGGTGGGAGCCCACACCCACCTGGAGGGTGTCCTGCTGCTGGCCAGGTGCTGGGCAGGGGTCAAGGGTATGAGGGTGGTGCTGGGCAGGGGTCAAGGGTATGAGGGTGGTCATATGGGGAATTCCATGAGGGTTGAGCCCCCAAGTGGAGGTGGAGCTCCCATTTCCACCCATCCCAGTGCCATGGTGGCGCACGCGGACCACCACCTGCGAGGTCTCTTCGCAGACTTGCTTCCACGGCTGCGCAGCGCCAACGACCTGCAGCGCCTCACGGCTATGGCCTTCTTCACGGGG CTGCTGCAGAGCCCGCCCACTGCACGGCTCCTGCGGGAGGAGGTCATCCTGGAGCGGCTTCTCACCTGGCAGGGCGACACTGAGCCCACCGTGCGTTGGCTGGGCCTGCTCGGCCTCGGCCACCTCGCGCTGAGTCGCGGGAAG GTGCGGCACGTGAGTACGCTGCTGCCAGCGCTCCTGGGGGCGCTGGGCGAGGACGACGCAAGGCTCGTGGGAGCAGCGCTGGGCGCGTTGCGGAGGCTCCTCCTGCGGCCACGGGCTCCGGTGCGGCTCCTGAGCACGGAGCTGGGCCTGCGCCTTCCCCGGCTGCTGGACGAC GCCCGGGACACAGTCCGTGCCTCAGCGGTGGGGCTCCTTGGGACGCTGGTGCGCCGGGGCCAGGGCGGGCTGCGGCTGGGGCTCCGTGGTCCCCTGAGGAAGCTGGTGCTACAGTGTCTGGTCCCGCTGTTGTTGCGCCTGCACGACCCAAGCCGGGACACTGCTGAG ATTCGGCAATACCCCAGCCACGTGCCCAGCTTCTTAAGCCAGACCCAGGGATACCTGCGGAGCCCAGAGGACCCCTTGCGCCATGCAGCCACTGTGCTTATAG GCCTCCTTGTCCATCATGCTAGCCCCGACCGCATCTGCCAGGATCTGCTGGACTCCCTGTTTCAGG ACCTGGGGCAGCTGCAGAGTGACCCCCAGCCTGCAGTGGTTGCAGCGGCGCAAGTGTCTGCTCAGCAGGTGGCGCTGCTGACCCATGCCCAGGGCCGACCCCGTGGCCCCCTCCATCTCTGCCTACGCCCGGCCCCACTCTGTGCCCGGCCCACCCGGCCCCCTCCGGTCTATGCTGACAGCCCCTTCCAGCACCGTAGCTTTGCTGGCCACTGGGGCTGCTCTGGACTGCGCCCAGCCTGA
- the MROH6 gene encoding maestro heat-like repeat-containing protein family member 6 isoform X3, translated as MAGGMWDCTRRAPVGTITLTALAEGIRASQRQPLGPPFTGPLPEPWELEHEAEPQPQAPALPVKAEPRSGATAPTAGSEPCSSNSAPERGSHQASQTSSEERALADLALYTAVCLEEAGFAGTQATALTLSSALEVHGAQLEDQVRSLVCGLLEQVPSLAEGRPWRAALRVLSALALEHSRDVVCALLPRSLPLDWAAAELWRSLSRNQRVNGQVLVQLLWVLSATSGPKLEALAATRALGEMLAISGCVGATRGFYPHLLLALVTQLHELAHSYAHAPDTPKIWVLSHRGPQHSHASCALEALKALLTGDGGRMVVTCMEQAGGWRRLVGAHTHLEGVLLLASAMVAHADHHLRGLFADLLPRLRSANDLQRLTAMAFFTGLLQSPPTARLLREEVILERLLTWQGDTEPTVRWLGLLGLGHLALSRGKVRHVSTLLPALLGALGEDDARLVGAALGALRRLLLRPRAPVRLLSTELGLRLPRLLDDARDTVRASAVGLLGTLVRRGQGGLRLGLRGPLRKLVLQCLVPLLLRLHDPSRDTAESSEWTLARCDQALCWGLLEDMVTVAHYDSPEALSRICHRLIRQYPSHVPSFLSQTQGYLRSPEDPLRHAATVLIGLLVHHASPDRICQDLLDSLFQDLGQLQSDPQPAVVAAAQVSAQQVALLTHAQGRPRGPLHLCLRPAPLCARPTRPPPVYADSPFQHRSFAGHWGCSGLRPA; from the exons ATGGCTGGGGGCATGTGGGATTGCACCCGGCGGGCCCCAGTGGGGACTATAACCCTGACAGCTCTGGCTGAAGGGATCAGGGCCAGCCAGAGGCAGCCCCTGGGACCCCCTTTCACAGGCCCTCTGCCTGAGCCCTGGGAGCTTGAACATGAGGCTGAACCCCAGCCCCAGGCACCTGCCCTCCCTGTCAAGGCTGAGCCTAGAAGTGGGGCCACTGCCCCCACAGCTGGCAGTGAGCCCTGCTCCTCAAACAGTGCCCCGGAGCGGGGATCCCACCAG GCCTCCCAGACTTCCTCGGAGGAGAGGGCTCTCGCAGACCTTGCCTTGTACACAGCTGTCTGCCTGGAGGAGGCTGGCTTTGCAGGGACCCAAGCAACAGCGCTCACCCTGTCCTCAGCCCTGGAGGTCCATGGGGCACAGCTGGAGGACCAG GTGCGTTCTCTGGTGTGCGGGCTGCTGGAACAAGTGCCCAGCCTGGCCGAGGGGAGGCCCTGGCGGGCGGCCCTGCGGGTGCTGAGTGCACTGGCCCTGGAGCATTCAAGGGACGTGGTGTGTGCGCTGCTACCTCGCTCGCTGCCCCTTGACTG GGCAGCAGCTGAGCTCTGGCGCAGCCTAAGCCGTAACCAGCGCGTAAATGGGCAGGTGCTGGTGCAattgctgtgggtgctgagcgcCACATCAGGGCCCAAGCTGGAGGCACTGGCG GCCACACGGGCTCTTGGGGAGATGTTGGCTATTTCCGGCTGTGTGGGAGCCACACGGGGCTTCTACCCACACTTGCTGCTGGCGCTGGTCACACAACTGCATGAGCTGGCTCACAGCTATGCACATGCCCCTGATACTCCCAAGATTTGGGTCCTGTCCCACCGAGGGCCACAACACAGCCATGCCAG CTGTGCATTGGAGGCCTTGAAGGCCCTGCTCACTGGGGATGGGGGCCGCATGGTGGTCACATGTATGGAGCAggcaggaggctggaggaggTTGGTGGGAGCCCACACCCACCTGGAGGGTGTCCTGCTGCTGGCCAG TGCCATGGTGGCGCACGCGGACCACCACCTGCGAGGTCTCTTCGCAGACTTGCTTCCACGGCTGCGCAGCGCCAACGACCTGCAGCGCCTCACGGCTATGGCCTTCTTCACGGGG CTGCTGCAGAGCCCGCCCACTGCACGGCTCCTGCGGGAGGAGGTCATCCTGGAGCGGCTTCTCACCTGGCAGGGCGACACTGAGCCCACCGTGCGTTGGCTGGGCCTGCTCGGCCTCGGCCACCTCGCGCTGAGTCGCGGGAAG GTGCGGCACGTGAGTACGCTGCTGCCAGCGCTCCTGGGGGCGCTGGGCGAGGACGACGCAAGGCTCGTGGGAGCAGCGCTGGGCGCGTTGCGGAGGCTCCTCCTGCGGCCACGGGCTCCGGTGCGGCTCCTGAGCACGGAGCTGGGCCTGCGCCTTCCCCGGCTGCTGGACGAC GCCCGGGACACAGTCCGTGCCTCAGCGGTGGGGCTCCTTGGGACGCTGGTGCGCCGGGGCCAGGGCGGGCTGCGGCTGGGGCTCCGTGGTCCCCTGAGGAAGCTGGTGCTACAGTGTCTGGTCCCGCTGTTGTTGCGCCTGCACGACCCAAGCCGGGACACTGCTGAG AGCTCAGAGTGGACCCTGGCCCGCTGTGACCAGGCCCTTTGCTGGGGCCTGCTAGAGGATATGGTCACTGTGGCCCACTACGACAGCCCTGAGGCCCTGAGCCGCATCTGCCACCGCCTG ATTCGGCAATACCCCAGCCACGTGCCCAGCTTCTTAAGCCAGACCCAGGGATACCTGCGGAGCCCAGAGGACCCCTTGCGCCATGCAGCCACTGTGCTTATAG GCCTCCTTGTCCATCATGCTAGCCCCGACCGCATCTGCCAGGATCTGCTGGACTCCCTGTTTCAGG ACCTGGGGCAGCTGCAGAGTGACCCCCAGCCTGCAGTGGTTGCAGCGGCGCAAGTGTCTGCTCAGCAGGTGGCGCTGCTGACCCATGCCCAGGGCCGACCCCGTGGCCCCCTCCATCTCTGCCTACGCCCGGCCCCACTCTGTGCCCGGCCCACCCGGCCCCCTCCGGTCTATGCTGACAGCCCCTTCCAGCACCGTAGCTTTGCTGGCCACTGGGGCTGCTCTGGACTGCGCCCAGCCTGA
- the MROH6 gene encoding maestro heat-like repeat-containing protein family member 6 isoform X4 → MAGGMWDCTRRAPVGTITLTALAEGIRASQRQPLGPPFTGPLPEPWELEHEAEPQPQAPALPVKAEPRSGATAPTAGSEPCSSNSAPERGSHQASQTSSEERALADLALYTAVCLEEAGFAGTQATALTLSSALEVHGAQLEDQVRSLVCGLLEQVPSLAEGRPWRAALRVLSALALEHSRDVVCALLPRSLPLDWAAAELWRSLSRNQRVNGQVLVQLLWVLSATSGPKLEALAATRALGEMLAISGCVGATRGFYPHLLLALVTQLHELAHSYAHAPDTPKIWVLSHRGPQHSHASCALEALKALLTGDGGRMVVTCMEQAGGWRRLVGAHTHLEGVLLLARCWAGVKGMRVVLGRGQGYEGGHMGNSMRVEPPSGGGAPISTHPSAMVAHADHHLRGLFADLLPRLRSANDLQRLTAMAFFTGLLQSPPTARLLREEVILERLLTWQGDTEPTVRWLGLLGLGHLALSRGKVRHVSTLLPALLGALGEDDARLVGAALGALRRLLLRPRAPVRLLSTELGLRLPRLLDDARDTVRASAVGLLGTLVRRGQGGLRLGLRGPLRKLVLQCLVPLLLRLHDPSRDTAESSEWTLARCDQALCWGLLEDMVTVAHYDSPEALSRICHRLIRQYPSHVPSFLSQTQGYLRSPEDPLRHAATVLIAPTASARICWTPCFRTWGSCRVTPSLQWLQRRKCLLSRWRC, encoded by the exons ATGGCTGGGGGCATGTGGGATTGCACCCGGCGGGCCCCAGTGGGGACTATAACCCTGACAGCTCTGGCTGAAGGGATCAGGGCCAGCCAGAGGCAGCCCCTGGGACCCCCTTTCACAGGCCCTCTGCCTGAGCCCTGGGAGCTTGAACATGAGGCTGAACCCCAGCCCCAGGCACCTGCCCTCCCTGTCAAGGCTGAGCCTAGAAGTGGGGCCACTGCCCCCACAGCTGGCAGTGAGCCCTGCTCCTCAAACAGTGCCCCGGAGCGGGGATCCCACCAG GCCTCCCAGACTTCCTCGGAGGAGAGGGCTCTCGCAGACCTTGCCTTGTACACAGCTGTCTGCCTGGAGGAGGCTGGCTTTGCAGGGACCCAAGCAACAGCGCTCACCCTGTCCTCAGCCCTGGAGGTCCATGGGGCACAGCTGGAGGACCAG GTGCGTTCTCTGGTGTGCGGGCTGCTGGAACAAGTGCCCAGCCTGGCCGAGGGGAGGCCCTGGCGGGCGGCCCTGCGGGTGCTGAGTGCACTGGCCCTGGAGCATTCAAGGGACGTGGTGTGTGCGCTGCTACCTCGCTCGCTGCCCCTTGACTG GGCAGCAGCTGAGCTCTGGCGCAGCCTAAGCCGTAACCAGCGCGTAAATGGGCAGGTGCTGGTGCAattgctgtgggtgctgagcgcCACATCAGGGCCCAAGCTGGAGGCACTGGCG GCCACACGGGCTCTTGGGGAGATGTTGGCTATTTCCGGCTGTGTGGGAGCCACACGGGGCTTCTACCCACACTTGCTGCTGGCGCTGGTCACACAACTGCATGAGCTGGCTCACAGCTATGCACATGCCCCTGATACTCCCAAGATTTGGGTCCTGTCCCACCGAGGGCCACAACACAGCCATGCCAG CTGTGCATTGGAGGCCTTGAAGGCCCTGCTCACTGGGGATGGGGGCCGCATGGTGGTCACATGTATGGAGCAggcaggaggctggaggaggTTGGTGGGAGCCCACACCCACCTGGAGGGTGTCCTGCTGCTGGCCAGGTGCTGGGCAGGGGTCAAGGGTATGAGGGTGGTGCTGGGCAGGGGTCAAGGGTATGAGGGTGGTCATATGGGGAATTCCATGAGGGTTGAGCCCCCAAGTGGAGGTGGAGCTCCCATTTCCACCCATCCCAGTGCCATGGTGGCGCACGCGGACCACCACCTGCGAGGTCTCTTCGCAGACTTGCTTCCACGGCTGCGCAGCGCCAACGACCTGCAGCGCCTCACGGCTATGGCCTTCTTCACGGGG CTGCTGCAGAGCCCGCCCACTGCACGGCTCCTGCGGGAGGAGGTCATCCTGGAGCGGCTTCTCACCTGGCAGGGCGACACTGAGCCCACCGTGCGTTGGCTGGGCCTGCTCGGCCTCGGCCACCTCGCGCTGAGTCGCGGGAAG GTGCGGCACGTGAGTACGCTGCTGCCAGCGCTCCTGGGGGCGCTGGGCGAGGACGACGCAAGGCTCGTGGGAGCAGCGCTGGGCGCGTTGCGGAGGCTCCTCCTGCGGCCACGGGCTCCGGTGCGGCTCCTGAGCACGGAGCTGGGCCTGCGCCTTCCCCGGCTGCTGGACGAC GCCCGGGACACAGTCCGTGCCTCAGCGGTGGGGCTCCTTGGGACGCTGGTGCGCCGGGGCCAGGGCGGGCTGCGGCTGGGGCTCCGTGGTCCCCTGAGGAAGCTGGTGCTACAGTGTCTGGTCCCGCTGTTGTTGCGCCTGCACGACCCAAGCCGGGACACTGCTGAG AGCTCAGAGTGGACCCTGGCCCGCTGTGACCAGGCCCTTTGCTGGGGCCTGCTAGAGGATATGGTCACTGTGGCCCACTACGACAGCCCTGAGGCCCTGAGCCGCATCTGCCACCGCCTG ATTCGGCAATACCCCAGCCACGTGCCCAGCTTCTTAAGCCAGACCCAGGGATACCTGCGGAGCCCAGAGGACCCCTTGCGCCATGCAGCCACTGTGCTTATAG CCCCGACCGCATCTGCCAGGATCTGCTGGACTCCCTGTTTCAGG ACCTGGGGCAGCTGCAGAGTGACCCCCAGCCTGCAGTGGTTGCAGCGGCGCAAGTGTCTGCTCAGCAGGTGGCGCTGCTGA